A single region of the Gammaproteobacteria bacterium genome encodes:
- a CDS encoding L-threonylcarbamoyladenylate synthase: MAQFFEIHPDNPQRRLIQQAVAIIDRGGLVIYPTDSSYALGCHIGDKAAMERIQRIRRTDNKHHFTLVCSDLSEIGTYAKVSNSDYRLMKTLTPGPYTFLLKATSVVPRRLMNPKRKTIGVRVPDNYIVQAILTELGQPIMSSTLIPPGAQQALDDAAEIREIYEHEVDLVIDGGFCGVEPTTVISLIDGQPEILRHGRGEISFLE; the protein is encoded by the coding sequence ATGGCGCAATTTTTTGAAATACATCCGGACAACCCGCAGCGACGCCTGATTCAGCAGGCCGTGGCAATCATCGATCGCGGAGGCCTGGTGATCTATCCCACCGACTCAAGCTACGCGCTCGGTTGCCACATAGGTGACAAGGCCGCGATGGAACGCATCCAGCGCATAAGGCGTACCGACAACAAGCACCACTTCACGCTGGTCTGTAGCGACTTGTCCGAGATCGGCACTTATGCCAAGGTATCCAACTCGGATTACCGCCTGATGAAAACGCTGACCCCGGGGCCCTACACGTTCCTGCTCAAGGCAACCTCGGTCGTGCCGCGACGCCTGATGAACCCGAAACGTAAAACCATCGGCGTGCGCGTGCCCGATAACTATATCGTGCAGGCGATCCTGACGGAACTCGGACAGCCCATCATGAGTAGCACGCTGATTCCGCCGGGCGCGCAGCAGGCGCTGGACGATGCTGCCGAAATTCGCGAAATCTATGAACACGAGGTCGACCTGGTCATCGACGGCGGTTTCTGCGGTGTCGAGCCGACCACGGTCATCAGCCTGATCGACGGACAGCCTGAAATCCTGAGGCATGGGCGCGGCGAGATTTCGTTCCTGGAGTAG
- a CDS encoding porin, whose product MKFKTSAIAMAVAGSIAAPAAVQADVYASARVGIWNVDEGGVSDLELRSFSSRFGAKGETDLGNGMTGYGRYEWDVDLNDETNTESLSVRHRYVGLKGDFGDIRMGQGAQTWYNHVVGPIDLPWWHVGYAMISYTNRTDNALTYSNSAGAVSFGITAYFTNLDTGEDAPDGMELGVTFPIGDLALGIGVKTTAEDDAGAGAAAAAATEAGSIGTDPDDSDDNIVGVALSGISLGDASLALMLQSQADDSSLTANLGIGNAYIHLESLSLDAADADVLGLTLGYTQSLGRNTTMYYEIWNLDADTGDSDDDKTHVMAVLKYDIL is encoded by the coding sequence ATGAAATTTAAAACATCTGCAATCGCAATGGCCGTAGCCGGTAGCATTGCCGCTCCCGCCGCAGTACAAGCTGACGTTTATGCCTCGGCTCGCGTCGGAATCTGGAATGTTGACGAGGGCGGCGTGAGCGATCTCGAGCTGCGCAGCTTTTCATCCCGCTTCGGCGCCAAGGGCGAAACCGACCTCGGCAATGGCATGACCGGATACGGTCGTTACGAGTGGGACGTCGACCTGAACGACGAGACTAACACCGAGTCTCTGAGCGTACGTCATCGTTACGTCGGCCTGAAAGGCGACTTCGGCGACATCCGCATGGGCCAGGGCGCACAAACCTGGTACAACCACGTGGTCGGCCCGATCGACTTGCCCTGGTGGCACGTTGGTTACGCCATGATTTCATACACGAACCGTACCGATAACGCGCTGACCTACTCGAACAGTGCAGGCGCGGTCTCTTTCGGTATCACCGCATATTTCACCAACCTGGATACCGGCGAAGATGCTCCGGATGGCATGGAACTGGGTGTGACTTTCCCGATCGGCGATCTGGCGCTGGGTATCGGGGTGAAGACCACTGCTGAAGATGACGCCGGCGCTGGCGCTGCCGCGGCAGCAGCCACCGAAGCGGGTAGCATCGGTACCGATCCTGATGACAGCGACGATAACATCGTAGGCGTGGCACTTAGCGGTATTTCGCTCGGCGACGCGTCACTAGCTCTCATGTTGCAGAGCCAGGCTGACGACTCCAGCTTGACGGCCAACCTGGGTATCGGTAATGCTTACATTCACCTCGAGTCTCTCAGCCTCGACGCAGCTGATGCGGACGTGCTTGGGTTAACTCTGGGTTACACGCAAAGCCTGGGTCGCAACACCACCATGTACTACGAGATCTGGAACCTTGACGCGGATACCGGTGACTCGGACGACGACAAGACTCATGTAATGGCTGTTTTGAAGTACGACATCCTCTAA
- a CDS encoding sulfotransferase, with the protein MEAKTFFYLAGLPRTGSTVLGEILNQNPRIHVSPASPLSDFISEIYSKWRLDVVTLKAYKHPDQLPNVWRGIRDGMYQHRTEPYIVDKSWAWHMNDAIDSTRKVLGEEMKVICPVDNITDCLASFIMLIRTNPDYISYIDNYLRNERRELSDANRCEALMDPKIGTSVGWCYDNLKQTWQGKNRKNLLLIERADMVSDPDSVLDRIYDFLGIPELRTWEDTQTHSFDRIEKEIVENDGAAYGIPDLHKLGPKLRDRTWKAKDVLGNQLFFKYKRLEFWRPKKRSF; encoded by the coding sequence GTGGAAGCAAAGACATTTTTCTACCTCGCCGGCCTGCCGCGCACCGGCAGCACCGTGCTGGGCGAGATCCTGAACCAGAATCCCAGAATTCATGTCTCGCCCGCGTCGCCACTGAGTGATTTCATCAGCGAGATTTATTCCAAATGGCGTCTGGATGTGGTTACGTTGAAAGCGTACAAGCACCCGGATCAACTGCCTAATGTCTGGCGCGGTATTCGCGACGGCATGTACCAGCATCGCACGGAGCCCTATATCGTCGACAAGTCATGGGCCTGGCACATGAACGACGCGATCGATTCGACACGCAAAGTCCTCGGCGAAGAAATGAAGGTCATCTGCCCGGTCGATAATATCACCGATTGCCTCGCGTCTTTCATCATGTTGATCCGTACCAATCCGGACTATATATCCTACATCGACAATTACCTGCGTAACGAACGCCGAGAACTGTCCGATGCGAATCGATGCGAGGCATTGATGGACCCGAAAATCGGCACCAGCGTCGGCTGGTGTTACGACAACCTGAAGCAGACCTGGCAGGGCAAGAACCGCAAGAACCTGCTGCTGATCGAGCGCGCCGATATGGTGAGCGACCCGGACAGCGTGCTCGACAGGATTTACGATTTTCTCGGCATCCCTGAACTCAGGACCTGGGAAGACACCCAGACCCATTCCTTCGATCGAATCGAAAAGGAAATCGTCGAAAACGACGGCGCCGCCTATGGCATACCCGATTTACACAAGCTGGGTCCGAAGCTGCGCGATCGCACCTGGAAGGCCAAAGACGTGCTCGGCAACCAGCTGTTTTTCAAGTACAAGCGCCTGGAATTCTGGCGACCGAAAAAACGCAGTTTCTGA
- a CDS encoding septation protein A, translated as MKQLFDFLPILLFFILYKFYLDLPDEFILGINAWVPLMSLTPGESSDAIYLATLTAIVVTVIQVVLAAIIVKRVERMPIITLALLLVFGGATLALKDPVFIQWKPTAINWLFALVFLGSHLIGDKPLIQRMMGHAITIEEQRVWVQLNLAWIGFFVVAGIANMVVAPEIDPFGLQFSEDTWVDFKLFGLMGMTIAFVIAQAFFLARYMPDSDKEVS; from the coding sequence ATGAAACAACTTTTCGATTTCCTGCCGATCCTGCTCTTTTTCATCCTCTACAAGTTCTACCTGGACTTGCCGGATGAGTTCATCCTGGGTATCAATGCCTGGGTGCCATTAATGAGCCTGACGCCAGGGGAATCCAGCGACGCGATCTACCTGGCCACGCTGACCGCGATTGTCGTCACCGTGATCCAGGTCGTGCTCGCGGCGATTATTGTCAAGCGCGTTGAAAGGATGCCGATTATTACTTTGGCATTGCTGCTGGTTTTCGGCGGTGCAACGCTGGCCCTCAAAGACCCCGTTTTTATTCAGTGGAAACCGACTGCCATCAACTGGCTGTTTGCCCTGGTCTTTCTGGGCAGTCACCTGATCGGTGACAAGCCTCTGATTCAACGCATGATGGGTCACGCGATCACGATCGAGGAGCAGCGCGTCTGGGTGCAGTTGAACCTGGCCTGGATCGGATTTTTTGTCGTCGCCGGGATTGCCAACATGGTTGTTGCTCCTGAAATCGATCCGTTCGGGTTGCAATTCAGCGAGGATACCTGGGTCGATTTCAAATTGTTCGGGTTGATGGGCATGACGATTGCGTTCGTCATCGCGCAAGCATTTTTCCTGGCGCGTTACATGCCCGATAGCGATAAGGAGGTGAGTTGA
- a CDS encoding YciI family protein encodes MFYSIVGIDNANSLPARMAVRSEHVERLNALRDAGRLIIAGPNPAIDSEDPGDAGFSGSIIIAEFDSLAAAQAWADDDPYIKSGAYASVSVKPFKRVLP; translated from the coding sequence ATGTTTTACAGCATCGTCGGGATCGACAACGCCAACAGCCTGCCGGCCCGCATGGCGGTGCGCAGTGAACACGTCGAACGCCTGAATGCCCTGCGTGACGCGGGCAGGCTGATCATTGCCGGGCCGAATCCAGCCATCGACAGCGAGGACCCGGGCGATGCCGGTTTCTCGGGCAGTATTATTATCGCGGAATTCGATTCGCTGGCCGCCGCGCAGGCCTGGGCCGACGATGATCCCTATATCAAGTCCGGCGCCTACGCCTCGGTCAGCGTAAAACCCTTCAAAAGGGTTCTGCCTTAG
- a CDS encoding sigma D regulator, with translation MSESQIEKIAQIAEKISAEENRRTRQTQTINNLLQERQQVLVSMCELAELETGEVPPDTVIHNLRSFNQRLVDYTALGHFEIYERIIDGKERRGNIKRVADRVYPLISDTTQVIVDFNDKYDGVDEPESLADLYTDLSSIGEAMAERIESEDMLLREISDNLESPSKAL, from the coding sequence GTGAGCGAATCACAAATTGAAAAGATAGCCCAGATTGCCGAAAAAATTTCGGCGGAAGAAAACCGGCGTACCCGGCAAACGCAGACCATAAATAACCTTTTGCAGGAACGGCAACAGGTACTGGTATCGATGTGTGAACTGGCCGAACTGGAAACCGGAGAGGTGCCGCCCGACACGGTGATCCACAATCTTCGCAGTTTCAACCAGCGGCTGGTCGATTACACGGCGCTGGGTCATTTCGAGATCTATGAAAGAATCATTGACGGCAAGGAGCGACGCGGCAATATCAAGCGAGTTGCCGATCGTGTCTACCCGTTAATTTCAGATACGACGCAAGTCATTGTCGATTTCAATGACAAGTACGATGGCGTCGATGAACCGGAGAGCCTGGCTGACTTATATACCGACCTGTCCTCGATCGGCGAGGCGATGGCCGAACGCATCGAGTCCGAAGACATGCTGCTACGCGAAATCAGCGATAATCTCGAAAGCCCCAGTAAAGCTCTCTAG
- a CDS encoding SlyX family protein yields MTEKLKAQLDRLEILYTEQDYTIQTLNNMVAQQEQEISRLGSHIERLEVQLRSLKSNLPSDVDPGFEKPPHY; encoded by the coding sequence ATGACTGAAAAGCTTAAGGCCCAACTGGATCGTCTCGAGATCCTGTATACCGAGCAAGACTACACGATCCAGACCCTCAATAACATGGTTGCGCAGCAGGAACAGGAAATCTCGCGCCTGGGTAGCCATATCGAGCGGCTCGAGGTTCAACTGCGGTCGCTGAAGAGCAACCTGCCGAGTGACGTCGATCCCGGCTTCGAGAAACCGCCCCATTATTAA
- a CDS encoding class I SAM-dependent methyltransferase has product MAYPEHREQDIRHILAAASSSELIIATDDTGVDINLVNSQLRFHHSFISGALPARSRQAGQAIVKACSNKQRSIKKILDLTAGWGVDSLTLAHHGKQVAMLEQNPLVFAIVAYSLERLAAVEAGAAIARQMTIENSDARDFLGRLNNDHDIDCIYLDPMFPGHKSGAKPSKEMQILQAMTGNLGIESCFEQALGKAHKRVVVKRPAKAGSLDSLKPDMTYREKTIRFDVYLTA; this is encoded by the coding sequence ATGGCTTATCCAGAACACAGGGAGCAGGACATTCGGCATATCCTGGCGGCTGCCTCGAGTTCGGAATTAATCATTGCAACCGATGATACCGGTGTCGACATCAACCTGGTCAACTCGCAACTTCGCTTTCATCACAGCTTTATCTCGGGAGCGTTGCCCGCGAGGTCCCGCCAGGCAGGCCAGGCCATTGTCAAGGCCTGCAGCAACAAGCAGCGCAGCATCAAAAAAATTCTCGACCTGACCGCCGGTTGGGGCGTGGATAGCCTGACCCTCGCCCACCACGGCAAGCAGGTCGCGATGCTGGAACAGAATCCACTGGTGTTTGCCATCGTCGCCTATTCGCTCGAGCGACTCGCCGCGGTCGAGGCCGGCGCTGCGATTGCACGTCAAATGACGATTGAAAATAGCGACGCACGCGATTTCCTGGGCAGGCTGAACAATGACCACGACATCGACTGCATTTACCTTGACCCGATGTTCCCGGGTCACAAGTCCGGGGCCAAGCCATCCAAGGAAATGCAAATCCTGCAGGCCATGACCGGCAACCTGGGCATCGAGTCCTGTTTCGAGCAGGCACTCGGCAAGGCGCACAAGCGAGTGGTGGTTAAGCGCCCGGCGAAAGCGGGCAGTCTCGACAGCCTAAAACCCGACATGACCTATCGAGAAAAAACGATTCGATTCGATGTTTACCTTACCGCGTAG
- a CDS encoding YajQ family cyclic di-GMP-binding protein, with translation MPSFDVVSEIDHHELKNALDQANREIGTRYDFKGSGAKIEQSQNDLTLEAESEFQVKQMVPILKEKMSKRGIDVDCLEFADIVEMNKRARQQVKVREGLDKDLARKMVKLVKDSKLKVQVAIQGEQLRVSGKKRDDLQQVMQILREAGLGIPLQFNNFRD, from the coding sequence ATGCCTTCTTTTGACGTTGTTTCGGAAATCGACCACCACGAGCTTAAAAATGCACTGGACCAGGCCAATCGCGAGATCGGCACCCGCTATGACTTTAAAGGCTCGGGTGCGAAAATTGAACAGTCACAGAACGATCTCACCCTCGAAGCCGAGTCAGAATTCCAGGTAAAACAGATGGTCCCGATACTGAAGGAAAAAATGTCTAAACGCGGAATCGACGTCGATTGCCTCGAGTTTGCCGATATCGTCGAAATGAATAAACGAGCCCGGCAGCAGGTGAAAGTCAGGGAGGGGTTGGACAAGGACCTGGCGCGCAAGATGGTCAAGCTGGTCAAGGACAGCAAGCTCAAGGTACAGGTAGCAATTCAGGGTGAGCAACTCAGGGTCAGCGGTAAAAAGCGTGATGATTTGCAGCAGGTCATGCAGATCCTGCGTGAAGCGGGGCTTGGTATTCCTTTGCAGTTCAATAATTTCCGTGACTGA
- the cyaY gene encoding iron donor protein CyaY, whose product MNESDFNQLAENTMTAIEEAIDDCGVDIDYDSAGGILTLEFANRSQIIINKQTPLSQIWVAARSGGYHFDYDAKDQCWRLQGDGDELFSCLGRYCSEQAGETVKLDG is encoded by the coding sequence ATGAATGAGTCGGATTTCAATCAGCTTGCCGAAAACACCATGACCGCGATCGAGGAGGCAATCGACGATTGCGGGGTCGACATCGATTACGACAGTGCCGGTGGCATCCTGACGCTTGAATTTGCCAATCGCAGCCAGATTATCATCAACAAGCAAACCCCGCTGTCGCAGATCTGGGTCGCCGCGCGCTCGGGCGGTTACCACTTCGATTACGATGCCAAGGACCAATGCTGGCGCCTGCAGGGAGACGGCGACGAACTGTTTAGCTGTCTCGGTCGATACTGCAGTGAACAGGCCGGTGAAACCGTAAAGCTCGACGGTTGA
- the msrB gene encoding peptide-methionine (R)-S-oxide reductase MsrB translates to MNDDEKWRSKLTAEEYRVCREKGTEPPFSGEYNDNHQSGKYRCKCCGEALFESGNKFDSGSGWPSFDRPASAETIREEVDLSHGMRRVEVMCDRCGCHLGHLFEDGPRESTGMRYCINSLSLDFEATGDE, encoded by the coding sequence ATGAATGATGATGAGAAATGGCGTAGCAAGCTTACCGCCGAGGAATACCGCGTGTGCCGGGAAAAGGGCACCGAGCCACCCTTCAGCGGCGAATACAATGACAACCACCAGAGCGGAAAGTATCGATGCAAATGCTGCGGTGAGGCCTTGTTCGAGTCGGGCAATAAATTCGATTCGGGATCGGGTTGGCCTTCGTTCGACCGGCCGGCATCAGCAGAGACGATTCGTGAGGAAGTGGACCTGAGTCACGGCATGCGCCGTGTCGAGGTCATGTGCGATCGCTGTGGTTGCCACCTGGGGCATCTGTTTGAGGACGGTCCGCGGGAAAGTACCGGAATGCGTTACTGTATCAACTCGCTGTCACTCGATTTCGAGGCCACTGGAGATGAATGA
- the ligA gene encoding NAD-dependent DNA ligase LigA — MSIPKATRTEAAELRQSLSEHNYRYYVLDAPVITDQAYDRMFRRLQELEREYPELVTRDSPTQRVGSEPASHFETVTHEVAMLSLDNAFDETEMLAFDRRLREKLDHDSELSYCAEPKLDGLAVSLLYAKGELVRAATRGDGRSGENITANARTIASIPLRLMGEHLPRRIEIRGEVYMELAGFAELNRSQQQAGGKVFANPRNAAAGSLRLLDSRITASRPLTFCSYGIGVCDGAELPPGQYQQMQYLRGIGIPISRQIEQLDSISECIDYYQRILEERDRLAYDIDGVVFKLDSIEQQREAGFVSRAPRWAIAYKFPAQEVMTRLLDVDFQVGRTGALTPVARLEPVAVGGVMVSNATLHNMDEIERKDIRIGDIVIVRRAGDVIPEIVGPVPQQRKGKLKRPRMPSRCPVCDSEVLQQHGQAAYRCMGGLVCAAQRREAIKHYASRKAMDIEGLGDKLVEQMVEQGLIESVADLYKLELEQIAGLERMAEKSAANLLQALEKTRATSLARFIYALGIREVGEATAEALASHFGELDAIMDADFETLQQVEDVGPVVAENIRHFFDQQRNRDIINELLDQGITWPEVDLSRQQLAQVLAGKTYVISGTLDGYSRDQAASLLKARGARVSSSVSSKTTALIAGESPGSKLAKAEALGVEILNQAGFEQLLED; from the coding sequence ATGTCGATTCCCAAAGCCACCAGGACCGAAGCAGCGGAACTCCGCCAGTCCCTGTCCGAGCATAACTACCGTTACTATGTCCTGGATGCCCCGGTGATTACCGACCAGGCTTACGACCGGATGTTTCGACGCTTACAGGAGCTCGAGCGTGAGTATCCTGAACTGGTTACCCGGGATTCACCGACCCAGCGAGTGGGTTCTGAACCAGCGAGCCACTTCGAAACGGTTACGCATGAAGTTGCGATGCTATCGCTCGATAATGCTTTTGACGAGACGGAAATGCTGGCATTCGATCGCCGCCTGCGCGAGAAACTGGATCACGATTCAGAGCTGAGCTATTGCGCCGAGCCCAAGCTGGACGGTCTTGCGGTCAGCCTGCTATACGCAAAAGGCGAACTGGTGCGTGCGGCGACCCGCGGAGACGGGCGCAGCGGTGAAAACATTACCGCGAATGCGCGCACTATAGCCTCGATCCCGTTACGTTTGATGGGTGAACATCTGCCCCGACGGATCGAGATTCGCGGTGAAGTCTACATGGAACTGGCGGGCTTTGCCGAACTCAATCGCAGCCAGCAACAGGCGGGTGGCAAGGTTTTCGCAAATCCCCGAAATGCCGCTGCCGGCAGCCTGCGCCTGCTGGATTCGCGCATAACCGCGAGTCGTCCGTTAACGTTTTGCAGCTATGGTATTGGTGTCTGTGACGGGGCTGAACTGCCTCCGGGTCAATACCAGCAAATGCAGTACCTGCGCGGTATCGGGATTCCGATTAGTCGTCAGATCGAACAGCTTGACTCGATAAGCGAATGTATCGACTACTATCAACGCATCCTCGAAGAGCGTGACAGGCTTGCGTATGATATCGATGGCGTCGTGTTCAAGCTTGATAGTATCGAGCAGCAGCGCGAGGCCGGTTTTGTATCCCGCGCACCTCGCTGGGCGATCGCCTACAAGTTCCCGGCACAGGAAGTCATGACGCGCTTGCTCGATGTTGATTTCCAGGTTGGGCGAACGGGTGCGTTGACGCCGGTAGCAAGGCTGGAGCCGGTCGCCGTTGGCGGGGTAATGGTGAGCAATGCGACCCTGCACAACATGGACGAGATCGAGCGCAAGGATATCCGCATCGGCGATATCGTCATCGTGCGCCGGGCCGGAGATGTTATTCCTGAAATCGTGGGCCCGGTACCGCAGCAGCGCAAAGGCAAGTTAAAGCGGCCACGAATGCCGTCCCGGTGCCCGGTTTGCGATTCGGAGGTTCTGCAGCAGCACGGTCAGGCGGCGTATCGCTGTATGGGCGGCCTGGTTTGTGCGGCACAACGCAGGGAAGCCATCAAGCATTACGCTTCGCGCAAGGCGATGGATATCGAAGGGCTCGGAGACAAGCTGGTCGAACAAATGGTCGAGCAGGGATTGATCGAGTCGGTCGCTGACCTTTATAAGCTGGAACTTGAGCAGATTGCAGGTCTCGAGCGCATGGCGGAAAAATCGGCAGCTAACCTGTTGCAGGCGCTCGAGAAAACCAGGGCTACCAGCCTGGCGCGGTTTATTTATGCGCTCGGGATACGCGAGGTTGGCGAGGCCACCGCCGAGGCGCTGGCCAGTCACTTCGGTGAACTCGACGCGATCATGGATGCGGATTTTGAAACGCTGCAGCAGGTCGAAGACGTGGGGCCGGTGGTTGCAGAAAATATAAGACACTTTTTTGACCAGCAGAGAAACCGGGATATCATCAACGAGTTACTGGACCAGGGTATTACCTGGCCAGAAGTCGACCTTTCACGACAGCAGTTGGCGCAAGTCCTGGCCGGGAAAACCTACGTCATCAGCGGAACCCTCGATGGCTACAGTCGCGACCAGGCAGCGAGCCTGCTGAAAGCGCGTGGTGCCCGCGTGAGCAGCAGTGTCTCTTCGAAAACAACCGCGCTGATAGCGGGAGAAAGTCCAGGCTCCAAGCTTGCGAAGGCCGAGGCCCTGGGTGTCGAAATTCTGAACCAGGCCGGATTCGAACAACTGCTGGAGGATTAG